A window from Phalacrocorax carbo chromosome 20, bPhaCar2.1, whole genome shotgun sequence encodes these proteins:
- the NECAP2 gene encoding adaptin ear-binding coat-associated protein 2 isoform X2, with the protein MLKNSSGRAAEWQLDQPAWSGRLRITAKGKIAFIKLEDKTSGELFAQAPVEQFPGIAVESVTDSSRYFVIRIEDGNGRRAFIGVGFVDRGDAFDFNVALQDHFKWVRQQSELAKQAENPDQGPKLDLSFKEGQTIKLNIANMKKKEGATGNTRARPAGPGGLSLLPPPPGGKSSAPVCPSGERPSLLSAPTQLPGTPITDSLLSWPQPAAAPSATATDVWGDFAKASGSASNQTQANAGWVQF; encoded by the exons ATGCTTAAAAATTCATCAGGAAG AGCTGCAGAATGGCAGCTGGACCAGCCGGCGTGGAGCGGCAGGCTGCGGATCACGGCCAAGGGAAAGATCGCGTTCATTAAGCTGGAGGACAAGACCTCGG GAGAGCTGTTTGCCCAGGCGCCGGTGGAGCAGTTCCCTGGCATCGCTGTGGAGAGCGTGACGGACTCCAGCAGATATTTTGTCATCCGCATCGAAGACGGGAATG gccgCCGAGCTTTCATTGGAGTCGGCTTTGTTGACCGAGGTGATGCTTTTGACTTCAACGTGGCTCTCCAAGACCATTTTAA ATGGGTGAGGCAACAGAGCGAGCTGGCCAAACAAGCCGAGAACCCTGATCAGGGGCCCAAACTGGATCTGAGCTTCAAGGAGGGGCAAACCATCAAACTCAACATTGCG aacatgaagaaaaaagaaggagcAACAGGGAACACCAGAGCGCGTCCCGCGGGTCCTGGGGGCCTGAGCTTGCTCCCACCACCCCCCGGAGGAAAATCTTCTGCTCCGGTTTGTCCTTCTGGAGAGCGGCCGTCTTTGCTCTCTGCGCCCACCCAGCTCCCGGGCACCCCCATCACAG ACTCCCTCTTGTCCTGGCCGCAGCCCgctgctgctccctctgccACTGCCACCGACGTCTGGGGAGACTTTGCCAAAGCTTCGGG GTCAGCTTCTAACCAGACTCAGGCGAACGCAGGCTGGGTTCAGTTCTGA
- the NECAP2 gene encoding adaptin ear-binding coat-associated protein 2 isoform X1, whose product MAAMAAEEEDYEAVLCVKPAVHVYRVPPRASNRGYRAAEWQLDQPAWSGRLRITAKGKIAFIKLEDKTSGELFAQAPVEQFPGIAVESVTDSSRYFVIRIEDGNGRRAFIGVGFVDRGDAFDFNVALQDHFKWVRQQSELAKQAENPDQGPKLDLSFKEGQTIKLNIANMKKKEGATGNTRARPAGPGGLSLLPPPPGGKSSAPVCPSGERPSLLSAPTQLPGTPITDSLLSWPQPAAAPSATATDVWGDFAKASGSASNQTQANAGWVQF is encoded by the exons ATGGCGGCCATGGCGGCGGAGGAAGAGGATTACGAAGCGGTGCTGTGCGTGAAGCCGGCCGTGCACGTCTACCGGGTGCCGCCGCGGGCCTCCAACCGCGGCTACAG AGCTGCAGAATGGCAGCTGGACCAGCCGGCGTGGAGCGGCAGGCTGCGGATCACGGCCAAGGGAAAGATCGCGTTCATTAAGCTGGAGGACAAGACCTCGG GAGAGCTGTTTGCCCAGGCGCCGGTGGAGCAGTTCCCTGGCATCGCTGTGGAGAGCGTGACGGACTCCAGCAGATATTTTGTCATCCGCATCGAAGACGGGAATG gccgCCGAGCTTTCATTGGAGTCGGCTTTGTTGACCGAGGTGATGCTTTTGACTTCAACGTGGCTCTCCAAGACCATTTTAA ATGGGTGAGGCAACAGAGCGAGCTGGCCAAACAAGCCGAGAACCCTGATCAGGGGCCCAAACTGGATCTGAGCTTCAAGGAGGGGCAAACCATCAAACTCAACATTGCG aacatgaagaaaaaagaaggagcAACAGGGAACACCAGAGCGCGTCCCGCGGGTCCTGGGGGCCTGAGCTTGCTCCCACCACCCCCCGGAGGAAAATCTTCTGCTCCGGTTTGTCCTTCTGGAGAGCGGCCGTCTTTGCTCTCTGCGCCCACCCAGCTCCCGGGCACCCCCATCACAG ACTCCCTCTTGTCCTGGCCGCAGCCCgctgctgctccctctgccACTGCCACCGACGTCTGGGGAGACTTTGCCAAAGCTTCGGG GTCAGCTTCTAACCAGACTCAGGCGAACGCAGGCTGGGTTCAGTTCTGA